One Brassica napus cultivar Da-Ae chromosome C4, Da-Ae, whole genome shotgun sequence genomic region harbors:
- the LOC106433238 gene encoding aminodeoxychorismate synthase, chloroplastic has translation MNFSLCSTSSELACPSDCVMRSPVANRFLSREPVRFDETWKKRKYFNTKKVFASTHIVPGHLEDSSSIAKKSLLPRREPVERLGFVRTLLIDNYDSYTFNIYQALSTINGVPPVVIRNDEWTWEEAYRYLYEDAAFDNIVISPGPGSPMCPADIGICLRLLLECRDIPILGVCLGHQALGYVHGAHVVHAPEPVHGRLSGIEHDGNILFSDIPSGRNSDFKVVRYHSLIIDKESLPKELIPIAWTVYDDTGSFSEKKFSTPVNTSLSPSRNASVISVPETLENQSYWPSPHVDGKQDRHILMGIMHSTFPHYGLQFHPESIATTYGSQIFKNFKDVTVDYWSRYKSPSLRRRMINETANMQVPSACQLLKELSRTRNTGNGSSYNNNNSSNSLSTAKKNGVDVFNLVDLAYAKPDTKLLRLKWKKLERLVHKVGGARNIFMELYGKNRGNDAFWLDTSSSDKARGRFSFMGGKGGSLWKQLTFSLSDQSEITSKHGGHLLIEDAHGSTEKRFLEEGFLDFLRKELSSLSYEEKDFKGLPFDFCGGYVGCIGYDIKVECGMPINRHKSKAPDACFFLADNVIAIDHQLDDVYVLSLHELDTAETSFLNDTEEKLITMSVSPTRKWKDQTLPAIDSSQRKASFVPDKSREQYINDVERCMQYIKDGESYELCLTTQNRWRIENTDPLGLYLHLREKNPAPYAAFLNFSNANLSLCCSSPERFLLLDRNGMLEAKPIKGTIARGSTPEEDELLKFELKLSEKNQAENLMIVDLLRNDLGCVCEPGSVHVPNLMDVETYTTVHTMVSTVRGLKKTDISPVECVRAAFPGGSMTGAPKLRSVEILDSLENCSRGLYSGSIGYFSYNGTFDLNIVIRTVVIHEDEASIGAGGAIVALSNPEDEFEEMILKTRAPANAVIEFCSGSSERH, from the exons ATGAATTTTTCGTTATGCTCTACCTCCTCAGAGCTTGCATGTCCAAGCGACTGTGTTATGAGATCTCCCGTTGCAAACCGGTTCTTATCTCGTGAACCGGTTAGGTTTGATGAGacttggaagaagagaaaatacTTTAATACGAAGAAGGTTTTTGCGTCAACGCATATTGTGCCAGGGCACTTGGAGGATTCTTCGTCTATCGCTAAGAAGAGTCTTCTACCGAGAAGAGAGCCTGTGGAGAGGCTTGGCTTTGTGAGAACTTTGTTGATTGATAATTACGATAGCtacacatttaatatatatcaggCACTCAGTACTATTAATGGAG TGCCTCCTGTGGTTATTCGGAACGATGAGTGGACGTGGGAAGAAGCTTACCGTTACTTATATGAAGACGCTGCTTTCGATAATATTGTTATATCGCCTGGACCTGGTTCTCCCATGTGCCCAGCTGATATAG GAATATGTCTTCGCCTTTTGCTTGAATGTCGTGATATTCCAATTCTAGGCGTTTGCCTTGGCCATCAG GCACTAGGTTATGTCCATGGAGCTCATGTGGTGCATGCCCCGGAACCAGTCCATGGACGATTAAG TGGGATTGAACATGATGGGAACATATTGTTTTCTGATATTCCATCCGGGAGAAACTCTGATTTCAAG GTTGTTAGATACCATTCACTGATCATAGATAAGGAATCACTGCCAAAGGAACTCATACCAATAGCTTGGACGGTTTATGATGACACAGGCTCTTTCTCTGAGAAGAAGTTCTCTACTCCTGTGAATACCTCTTTGAGCCCATCAAGGAACGCATCTGTCATCTCTGTTCCGGAAACGTTGGAAAACCAAAGTTATTGGCCTTCCCCCCATGTTGATGGAAAACAAGATAGACACATTCTTATGGGCATCATGCATTCTACTTTTCCTCATTATGGTTTGCAG TTTCACCCAGAGAGTATTGCCACCACTTATGGAAGCCAAATATTCAAGAATTTCAAAGACGTGACTGTGGATTATTGGAGTCGCTACAAATCTCCATCCTTGCGTCGAAGAATGATTAATGAGACTG CAAACATGCAGGTGCCAAGTGCCTGTCAATTGCTGAAAGAACTTTCCAGAACTAGAAATACAGGAAATGGTTCGAGCTATAATAATAACAACTCTAGTAACTCTCTCTCTACTGCCAAGAAAAATGGTGTAGACGTATTCAATCTGGTGGATTTAGCATACGCCAAACCTGATACAAAATTGCTGAGGTTGAAATGGAAGAAACTTGAACGTCTTGTACATAAAGTTGGTGGAGCAAGGAATATATTCATGGAATTATATGGCAAGAATAGAGGGAATGATGCTTTTTGGCTGGATACTTCTTCTAGTGACAAG GCTAGAGGGCGATTTTCTTTCATGGGCGGCAAAGGCGGATCCCTCTGGAAGCAATTGACATTTAGTTTATCTGATCAAAG CGAGATAACATCTAAACATGGTGGACACCTTCTGATTGAAGATGCTCACGGTTCTACTGAGAAACGATTCTTGGAAGAAGGCTTTCTTGATTTTCTACGTAAG GAGCTTTCATCTCTCTCTTATGAAGAGAAGGACTTCAAAGGGTTGCCTTTTGATTTTTGTGGTGGATACGTAGGTTGTATTGG ATATGATATTAAAGTAGAATGTGGAATGCCTATTAATCGGCACAAATCCAAAGCTCCAGATGCATGTTTCTTCTTGGCGGATAATGTCATCGCCATTGATCATCAACTTGATGACGTTTATGTATTATCTCTCCACGAATTGGACACTGCAGAGACCTCTTTCCTGAATGATACTGAAGAGAAGCTCATCACCATGAGTGTTTCGCCCACAAGAAAGTGGAAGGATCAAACTCTTCCTGCTATAGATTCATCGCAACGCAAAGCAAGTTTTGTCCCTGACAAATCACGAGAGCAGTATATCAACGATGTGGAGAGGTGTATGCAGTATATCAAAGACGGGGAGAGCTACGAGCTTTGTCTAACTACACAGAACAGATGGAGAATAGAGAACACTGATCCTTTGGGACTTTATCTCCACCTGAGAGAGAAGAACCCAGCACCATATGCAGCCTTTCTCAACTTCTCAAATGCAAATTTGTCTTTGTGCTGCTCGTCTCCTGAAAGGTTTCTTCTGCTGGATAGAAATGGGATGCTAGAAGCAAAGCCCATTAAGGGTACAATAGCTCGTGGCTCCACACCCGAAGAAGATGaactattaaaatttgaattgaaACTCAG TGAGAAGAATCAAGCTGAGAATCTGATGATCGTCGACCTTTTGAGGAACGATCTCGGCTGTGTCTGTGAGCCTGGCTCAGTCCATGTGCCTAACCTCATGGACGTGGAGACATACACAACGGTACACACTATGGTGAGCACCGTCCGTGGATTGAAGAAAACAGACATTAGTCCAGTGGAATGTGTGAGAGCAGCTTTCCCTGGCGGTTCAATGACCGGTGCTCCGAAACTAAGATCCGTTGAGATTCTTGATTCGCTTGAGAACTGTTCGAGAGGACTTTACTCGGGGTCAATAGGGTATTTCTCGTATAATGGTACGTTTGATCTGAATATAGTAATAAGAACAGTCGTGATACATGAGGATGAAGCATCCATTGGAGCAGGAGGAGCGATTGTAGCGTTATCAAACCCAGAAGATGAGTTTGAGGAAATGATTCTTAAGACTAGAGCTCCTGCTAATGCGGTCATTGAGTTTTGTAGTGGTTCCAGTGAAAGACACTAA